From a region of the Candidatus Rhabdochlamydia sp. T3358 genome:
- a CDS encoding papain-like cysteine protease family protein: MKLSIFNLHLVKPAYLEQIESWIHKHPTTIKVVKMAGLIFGVGLLIAPFFTASFGIPASACFAVTGGALITAALTSEKVNLPPRKHLPINPFESMHDKCNIFEDKEIIAHHPVIRKELLEECKNLNTGEEEKVYIEFTQNNKAIIQQQATIGCTAATAAMLIKDRGGKPDFSTLQCRNLGNDEDIQQDIQNAGFRPMITRLIPNSLPKLRKQLLEYGSAIVSIWDPQAGGHSIVVDEVSKNLSQVRLRDPYHGWEITVSAEVFQSRWIDLDCTVIQIENEAAISKKDHSLEKTLKA; encoded by the coding sequence ATGAAACTATCTATATTTAATTTGCATTTAGTAAAACCAGCCTATTTAGAACAAATAGAAAGCTGGATACACAAACATCCTACAACAATTAAAGTAGTAAAGATGGCTGGGTTGATTTTTGGTGTGGGCTTATTGATAGCTCCTTTTTTTACCGCTAGCTTTGGAATTCCTGCTAGTGCTTGTTTTGCTGTCACTGGAGGAGCTCTAATAACAGCTGCTTTAACATCAGAAAAAGTAAACTTACCACCAAGAAAACATCTACCCATAAACCCATTTGAGTCTATGCATGATAAATGTAATATCTTTGAGGACAAAGAAATTATTGCCCATCATCCTGTGATCAGAAAAGAGCTACTTGAAGAGTGTAAAAACCTTAATACTGGTGAAGAAGAGAAAGTATATATAGAATTTACTCAAAATAATAAAGCAATTATCCAACAACAAGCTACAATAGGATGCACGGCAGCAACTGCAGCTATGCTTATCAAAGATCGGGGAGGAAAACCAGATTTTTCTACATTGCAATGTCGTAACTTAGGTAATGACGAAGATATACAGCAAGATATTCAAAATGCAGGATTTAGGCCAATGATTACTCGACTTATACCGAATTCTCTCCCTAAGCTTAGAAAGCAGCTTTTAGAATACGGGTCTGCGATAGTTTCCATTTGGGATCCTCAAGCAGGTGGGCATTCTATTGTAGTCGATGAAGTATCTAAAAACTTAAGCCAAGTAAGACTTAGAGATCCTTATCACGGTTGGGAGATTACTGTGTCAGCTGAAGTTTTTCAATCGCGTTGGATTGATTTAGATTGTACAGTAATCCAAATTGAAAATGAGGCTGCTATTTCTAAAAAAGATCATTCACTCGAAAAGACTTTAAAAGCCTGA